The proteins below are encoded in one region of Rhodothermus profundi:
- a CDS encoding FeoA family protein, whose amino-acid sequence MRSDAAPLTCFQKGQYVQIEWLALDEAEAQRLRELGVREGCRACVMLNADKCILGLGACRLALQREVAMRLFAVPA is encoded by the coding sequence ATGCGGAGTGATGCGGCCCCGCTGACCTGTTTCCAGAAAGGACAATACGTACAGATCGAGTGGCTGGCTCTCGACGAGGCGGAGGCGCAGCGGCTGCGTGAGCTGGGCGTGCGCGAAGGCTGCCGGGCGTGCGTGATGCTCAACGCAGACAAGTGCATCCTCGGGCTGGGTGCCTGCCGATTAGCCCTGCAACGCGAAGTGGCCATGCGGC